GCTCGTCCAGGCCGGCGTCACGCCGTACAACGGATTCACCTACGATCACGTCTACGGGACGAAGGTCGGAGGCACGATATTCGACGCGGGCGGCAACCGGCGCTCTGCGGCGGACCTGCTCGAGTACGCGCACCCGGAGAGGCTCACGGTGCTGCTGCGTGCGACCGTGGCGAAGATACGTTTCAAGCTCAGAGGTGAGATGTCGTTGTTGGAACAAATTGGATTAATGACAAAGTAGTGTTTGAAAAAAACTATTGAATGCGTGTACTTGTtctaaatcttaattttatttgtcacaacaattgaactttgaatttttttttcaaataatttaataaaagcaATGCCACctttacatttaaaaaaaaaaaaagggttaaatttTACACCTTATGgtcatatttttgtaattttaaaaatttaaaaaagattgCACAAATCTTTGGATTATGATTATAAGATTTATACCAGAAAGTTTGTTGAATAAGTAGcatttttcttaatatatattattattgcttAAAAGGGATACATAAGTGGGAATAAAACTTATGGCTTTCCAGAGTACAGGACTTttatttcaagttattttcaataatgtgACGTTTGATTTGATgatcaattttgataaatataatttatgctatttaaattatttaaaaattaaattttataatttttttatcatctgCTAAGTGATTAatgagttttaaaaattattatgttggTGGTCAATGTAACATGTTTGTATGTTCAACGGTAAAGAACATTacaaattaagtaaaattttaatagaaaattttatttaccatCAAAGGtaagatcattttttttatctaaaatttaagttttttatcactattttttataaaatttttattttcaacaatttatttttaaactatttattcACTTGACAAATAAAGtcgaaaaattttaagatttagtttttaaataattcttatataataaattatttttaaaaaaattgattgtgGCATCAAATGTCTCATTAttaaaaacaacattaaagtAAATGACTTtcttagttttaaaaatatagttgtCTAGCTCCATAAGTGGAGCCCGCAAATAATACAAAAGATTTACATCATTATGACCTTAATATAATTCCTGCTCAAAGAAATAATGGCTATgcacaaaattatcaattttttttttaacttttacttgtaaaatttagatttcaGCATGAAAGGACCTTTTAACGACTAAATAGTAACACCACCATTGTATAGAGCAGCCGTATGAGATGTGTCGGGCTTTTTGTGATTGAGACTTTGAtttgaatcacctttttttCTAGTACAGGAAAAGTAAGGCCAACGGCGCATGGCGTCGTGTTCCGGGACTCGGCCGGCAAGAAGCACCGCGCATACCTAAACAAAGGATCCAAGAACGAGATCATCGTGTCCGCGGGGGCGATCGGGAGCCCGCAGGTGCTGATGCTGAGCGGCGTGGGGCCGCGGGGCCAACTTGAGTCGCTCGGCATCAACGTGGTCGTCGACCAGCCGATGGTCGGCGTCGGGATGTCCGATAACCCGATGAACGCCGTGTTCGTCCCGTCGCCGACCCTGGTCGAGGTCTCCCTCATCCAGGTGGTGGGCATCACCCAGTTCGGGAGCTTCATTGAGGGCGCCAGTGGATCAGATTTTGATACAGCAGCCCCTAACTCCCAACTGCCGCGCAGCAGGAATTTTGGCATGTTCTCTCCTCAGGTAgcttttttatcttaaaaggTAATAACGTATAGAATTTATCTGTATTgtgaattattttgatttaattatttaagtttttataattctaattatacttatacaattttttaatatgtttgatttaaataaatcaaCAATATTTTGGCTCTAAATTTTAGATATGTCATTTATGTTTACAgctttaattagtatattttatataattttcgtaATTATAAGTTTTCTAAATAAACaactagtttaaattttgaagacaATATATTGTTGACtaaaaagttagtaaaattaaaattctaactaCAGTAGTTAAACTTGAATGTGTCTATCTTTGAATTTATGTACAGCTATAATTCTAACGTAGCAACAGTTGTATGTAATAAACCGAcagtccctagagcaagtgtcaaagaatttggtggttggtatccgagacccaaattcgaatcctagttgattcacatttttagctaagtttaattctaaatgaaataaacgaaacagctAGCATACTACTTATctctaaaacaaaataaaataaaaaaaacagttGTATGCAATCAAACAAATTCTGAGAGAGATATACATTGGTCTCTCAAAGTTTTCGAATACGAACTGCTTTAACATACAGATCGACAAACTTTTCTGCCGACTTTGCGCAGACCGGCCAACTGTCTACTGTCCCTCCGAAGCAGCGAACTCCGGAAGCGATAGCCAAAGCCGTCGAGGCCATGAACAGCCTCGACGACTCCTACTTCCAGGGCGGGTTCATCCTCGAGAAGATCATCGGGCCGCTCTCGACGGGCCACCTCGAGCTCCGGTCGAGGAACCCCGACGCGAACCCCGCCGTGACCTTCAACTACTTCCAGGAGCCCGAGGACCTCCGGCGCTGCGTCGACGGCATCCGGACCATCGAGCGCGTCGTCGCGTCCGACGCCTTCGCCAAATTCACGTATGCCTACCTCCCGGAGGCCGGCCTGCTGAACATCTCCAAGGATTTTCCGGTGAATCTGCTTCCCAAGCACCAGAATGATTCGCGGTCTTTGGAGCAGTACTGTAAAGATACTGTGATGACTATCTGGCACTATCATGGGGGCTGCCGAGTGGGGGGAGTAGTCGACGCAGACTACCGAGTTCTTGGCGCGGATGCCCTGCGTGTTGTTGACAGTTCTACTTTCATCTACTCTCCGGGGACTAATCCGCAGGCGACCGTCATGATGCTCGGGAGGTAAAACTTGCCCTCAATTTTCCGTCTTactttttttgataaataaaattaaattaactaaCTTGCCTGAACTACGGAACATTTTGAAACAGCTActtaaccttttaaaatttcgattttactatccaatctttcaatttatttgagttGAGTCAGTCGATGATATTTTGactctaaaatttaagttactttaatgaatatatagttgtgagaattgtaCAGGTTATTTTACTAAATCTGTGAAGATAAACGatacatttaaatttgtaaatcaaaatattattgactgactcgaatcaaacaaattaaaagattaaataataaaatttaaatttgaaagattggaCAGCGGATTTAAAATAGCTCGTAGTTCATATAAGCTATGTGCGTTTTTATGTTTGAAGTTTGCTTTATACAAAGTCTCTTTATTGCAAAAATATCAATatccaatcaaatatttttacacaatataaaagtataataatttttttaaagcatCGTTATTggttagaaattttataatctcaCATGACACAACACAAAACTTAGTTTGTTTACAATTTCAAGCgagttcatttttaaaaaatactaaatgaAGCAGAAGTATGCTATTATTctctccttaaaaaaaaaaaaaaaaaaccttatacCACACGATGCTAGAGgtggcaaattaaagtttactctATGTATATTGAACATGGAGATTTTTCCATCttaatctttctttttcatttttccatTCATTAAAAAGGATATCTTTTTTAGGCGATAATTGTCAGTGTAACTATACTTTTTGAGAAAGTAATAGCATGATTATGTTTGTAacatctttaattaatttgtacatTAAAACAGGTACATGGGAGTCAAAATCCTGAACGAGAGACTAGGTACAAATGCAGCAGAGGAAAAACCCTAGCTGTGCTTCTCACCTGCAGGTGCCATTTCTCGTCATcgcgataaaaaaaaaaaagataacgaAGGAGTCAAATTCTCTTCATTTTAACTCTACTTTCAATCGAGACCACTAAATCAATCTTTTAAGAAAGCAAAATTCTCAATTAGAAAGCGAACTAATTTAAAGACTTTCATATTCTCCTTATAGAATTTTTGCCCTTGAGTTTAGCAAATTGTGCGCCTgcatttttttcaatttatttgcaCTATGAGTGTGTATAGTTCGAAGTCAGAATCGATTTCAGAATCAGAATAAGAATAAGCATAAAACGGAATCAGATTTGGCTCGCCTTGGTTCaccacctgaatcggaatcggaataaatcattcctattGTCGAgatttggttcagatagatatcaGCAAtgcaatcaaattaatatgtcaattttatctttataatatattagtttaaattcaaactaaaaattaaatattaaaaatttatgtcaaaattttaaagcgatttcaaaattttaaatgtatttataaaaaattaaaatttgaaattgaacgaataattcaaaatataaaactaaattttaatttattcaaattcaaacttaaaattataatttaaat
This genomic interval from Ananas comosus cultivar F153 linkage group 8, ASM154086v1, whole genome shotgun sequence contains the following:
- the LOC109714618 gene encoding protein HOTHEAD-like — translated: MGMDREVGEGEGEAAETDKDLCVGMDREVGKGGAAEGEAKGLETWAIFVAILISLGFCYSEKAPNYTFVRDATQAPAISYYDYIIVGGGTAGCPIAATLSEGSTVLLLERGASPYGNRNISNSAFFADTLADTSPSSPSQRFVSEDGVINARARVLGGGSCLNAGFYTRASDAYVREAAWRPALVREAYRWVERKVAQRPAIRQWQSALRDGLVQAGVTPYNGFTYDHVYGTKVGGTIFDAGGNRRSAADLLEYAHPERLTVLLRATVAKIRFKLRGKVRPTAHGVVFRDSAGKKHRAYLNKGSKNEIIVSAGAIGSPQVLMLSGVGPRGQLESLGINVVVDQPMVGVGMSDNPMNAVFVPSPTLVEVSLIQVVGITQFGSFIEGASGSDFDTAAPNSQLPRSRNFGMFSPQTGQLSTVPPKQRTPEAIAKAVEAMNSLDDSYFQGGFILEKIIGPLSTGHLELRSRNPDANPAVTFNYFQEPEDLRRCVDGIRTIERVVASDAFAKFTYAYLPEAGLLNISKDFPVNLLPKHQNDSRSLEQYCKDTVMTIWHYHGGCRVGGVVDADYRVLGADALRVVDSSTFIYSPGTNPQATVMMLGRYMGVKILNERLEPWTLLLPLVVKLGQGILFGVQKAYNNDGNPVRAHPSI